The sequence below is a genomic window from Leishmania major strain Friedlin complete genome, chromosome 30.
AGATGACACAAAACAAACCGAAgcgagaggcacacgcgtctCCATGCACGCAAGGCGGGGGCGCACATCTGCAGGTGGTCAAGTGGGTTttgcgggggggggggggggttctgTGCTCAGAAACGTCGCTCTTCCGGTGTGTGCGATGATCTGAAACAAGCTGCGATACCTTTGGGGCGTTTTATTTTtggaggtgcgccgcacagTTCCGCATTCGCCCctaacgcacacgcacacacatgagTGGGTGCCGATGCAACGGCGCAACCCTTTACCGCTTGCCAAAGCAGTGCGTAGGTTGAGGACACTGGCACGGCATCGAGGAGTGCACATCGCAGACAGGCCTGAAACCATTCTGAGCTCTGTTTTTTCTGTTGATACCTTCTTAAGGGCTCGTCACCCCGCATCGAGGTAGCCTACACTGACGCGCAGAGTAATAAAGAGCGGCGTGCACAGAGGCCATACGTACGCCCCTctcgcctgtgtgtgtgggggggggggagaggggggttGTGCTCCTTTGGCAGACAGCGCGCTATGCCTGTCTCATTACAATAATGCTGTTAGTCAATACACCGAGAAAGGCGGCACGTGCATGACAAGCggcagtggaggagggagaggtggtggcgcacaGGCAGCATAGGCACGCCCATTCGCCATATATCCACTCACTCTCTCAGCACACACCAACGTattttctcctcctccgtgagTGGAGGCTGACTCTTCGCGCTCGTGAGTGAGAGAGGATGTGAGCGAGGCACCGTGGAGAATGGCCCCTGTGCCTCCCCCGCCACCCACACCTTTGTCCCCGTTAATCTCTCGAATAaaggcgccggtggcgggcttcgcgctgtgtgcgtgagggaCGCGAGTCGCATCGCCTCTCGCGGCCCTCTGCGGCTTGTGTGAATTACTTCTGTGCGGAGTGtctctttttccttttaCGCGTTCTCCGCACGCTCCACCGTCACAGCCAGCTCGTCACGCTGCTCGAGCACCGAGACAAGCTCATCGCGCAGCGGGTTCGGCTCCATGGCCttgagctgcagcgcccgGCGGTTCTTGTCCATGGTCTGCTTTGCCAgcttctgctgcagctgcgtcagctcGCCCTTGCTCATCTCCttcgtcggcgctgccggctcaccgatcgccgccgccctctgcTTGTACTCAGCCAGCGacctcctcgcctcctcgagggcgGCTGGcagctcctcgtcgctgGTGTGCAGTGCCGTATCGAGGCGCTCCTTTTCCTTCACAATCAGCGCTacctcctccctcatctTCGCTGCATCCTCGGCTGACAGCTGGCCGACCTTTGCAGCGCCCTTGCCACCCTTCTTCTTGGCAGGCAAGCCGGAGTCGACAAGCACGGCACCGCGGCTCTGGAGCTGGCGCTGGAATGCGTCGATGTCGACCTTCCGggcctgcgcgcgcagccgctcctcgttctcccgcttctgcagctggagcgccgCGTAGCGCTCCTGTGCCTTGATCCACTCCTGCTCcttgcgcttctcctccgcctcctgaGCCGCCTTGCGGGCCGCCAACTCCTCCTCTGTCACCTCCTCAGCGTCACTACCGCTGTCCTCGTTGGGGTCGCGCCCCGTGGTGCGCTTCTCGAAGACAAACTTCTTGCGATCTTTGTCGTTGTCACGCGCCTCCTTGAGGACGGCGTTCTGCCGCGCCATCAGAGCATTCTCAAGGGCCTGCAGCATCTTGTCGTCCATCGACGGGTCCTTGGAGATGTGCTCGAAGATGGAGAGGAGCAACCTCTCGTAGTTGGGGGAGTCGTGGAAGCTGGAGTGCACGAAGTTGTCCACCACCCTTGCCATAGCCAGCGCATACGTTTGGCCCTTCTTCAGCTCGCCATACTGAAAGGTGTAGATGTCCTTGTTGCCTGAcatgatgtgtgtgtgtgtgtgtgtgtgtgtgtgtgtgtgttttagAGTGGCAAGTGGCGATGCAACAGCGAAAGAGTAATAataagagagagggagagagatgcggCAGATTTTAGACGCGAGTGTGCGTTGCTgatttttgttgttgttgaaGAGCTTTTTGGTAGTGAGGAGCAGGCAATTGTGGGGGGAGATGTAGCGTGGGCGCGTGCGGAgtacgtgtgtatgcgtaCAGGGGAGAGGCAATGGGGAAGACGGAAGACAAGAGCCGGAGAGCCAGTGAGCAAGTGTGTGCCAGCGTGCGCTCTGGCGAGAGAGCGCGTGCATCCTGTGGTGCAGGTGCGAGAGCGAAACGCATCGAGGGGCGTCGAAAATACTTGTGGAGTGCGTGCAGGAATGcgcgagcgtgcgcgcgaaGACGCAGAAGCACTCCTGCGCAGCCTCACGACACCAATGAGGCAACGCACCCCTCTGTTTGCTGCTGTGGCCGCTTCCCTTCACAAGATCATTATAGGAGCCCCAATCACAGACACGCCCGAGTTCGCGGAAGATACCCGGGGACGCTACAGCACAAAAATATAAAGGAAGCACCGACGGTGCTCCTCTACAAGCCATCAATGCGCACTCAAGAACCCTGCGGGCGTGGGTACCGCGACAGTGGTGGCTGCGACTGCACTCCGTCCTTTGGCATCATCATGTAGCCCACAGCAACGGTGGAGTTGGTCGTGTTGTCCTGCACCTGCACGTACTCCTGCGGCGTGACACGCGCGGCCGGGACGGCTTGCTGCAGGACATAGGCTTGTGGCTGGAAGGGCACGGGGGTGATGACAGGCCGGCCAGCAGCCGGAGTGGGGCGCTGCAAGGCctgtgccgctgtggcgggAGCGGGAGATGCAGCGCCGGACGAGGATGCACCGGCGACACTtggcgcctcctcgtgtGATGTGACGAGGGGGGGAACAGTACCCCAGCGCAGCTCGGCCTGGGTGgagccggcggcagcggcctcgTCCATGACGCCcggaaagagaaaggagtTGTCCTCCGCGCGCGGAGGCTCGCCCCACTGGTCCTGTCCCAAGCCCCACTGCCCACCAGCAGGGATGGGCGCGTTCAGCCCGGGTATGCGCAGGTCTGGGTACGCGGGAGGAAGGCGGCGCATTGTTTGCATGCTGTACAAccacggcggtggtgctgtcgGGCCGATCCCGAGTGCCTGCCGCAGCCTCTTCGACAGGACGCCCGGTGTGTGGTGAGCCTTGGGCCGCCACTTGCCCTCGTAGAACACATCCCCGCACCTGCTCAGCTCGACGTTGTACGTCTTGCACTGCAGAGGCGTGCCCGTCATGAAGCAAGAGATGAAGGCGACCTGGTTCGGATTCGCCATCTTATCCTTGGTGGCACGAATCTTCTCGATACCGAGGGCGGCGACCTCTGCCGGCACAATGCCTACCGCCTCCTCACGGTCCGCCTGACGAGAAAGAAAGGTGCGCTGCAGATGCCAGTGgtgcggcaccggcaccgtgTGCGGCTCCATCTTCATGCGGACGGTGAAGAGAGGGTCAACAGCGTTGCCGTCGTGCTGGTCAACCAGCTCCGTGGCCTCAAGGCCGTACATCTCTGCCGCCCGCAGCTTCAACTCCTCCCATGTCATCCTGTGATGCTTGCGACCGCTGAGGACGGAAGAGTGTCGGCGGCCCTTCGCGTTGCCCTCGCCTCCATCCAAGGACGGAAGCACAACTCGATCCTCTTCATCCTTCTCCGCgctggcagccgctgccgcctgcaccacctcagcagcagcggcggcagctctctCCTCGGCCTCGGCCGCAATCGCGGCTTTCTGGCGCTcctgctcttcctccgccgcccTCAGCTCTGCCGGGGTGGGGGGCAGCGTGTATACAATCTCCTCGACCTCGCCCTCCGcggtcgccacctccgccagcagAATCTTCTCCTGTATTTTCTGACTGATCTtcttcagctgcgcctcgcgctCACGGCGAGCCgcctttttctctttcttcgACTTAGCCATGCCGCTGGCGTCgaggcagcaccagcagcgacaaaGGCTgactgcacacacgcgcacaatGCGAAGAGCAATGTGCGGCGCCAAGCATGCACTGAGACCCGACtctgcacacacgtgtgtcGCACGAGCACCGGTCGCCGCCCTCTTTCGCCTCGAGAACACGAAAGTCTGTGCGCGGACAGCgcgcaaacaaaaaaagaggaaaggaaagaggggCATCGAGAGAGATGCGTAGAAGAACGGGATGAAGTAGAGACACGtagagagagtgagagacgCGAGCAACGCAGGGGCTTATCGACAGGCGTCGCCCGTCGAAAGGGGAGAGAGTGGACGCGTGTAGAGGTGCACTGTGCCCACCACTCCATGCCCGTCTGCCCGTCACCCCCTCGGAGCGGCAGTTGAGGACCCTTGAGCACAACAAACGCAAGCAGCACCCAACGTGCTTGCTCACGAGTATgtatggtgtgtgtgtgtgtgtgtgtgcgtgttggtcTGCTTTCCAGTGCTAGATGCTTTCGAAACGGCAGGCACACACCAGATCGACGGGTTGTCGAGAGTGCTGGAGTACTCACAGTCCGGCACGATCACCATcgcgccccccaccccctgcgTTGGGAGAGCAGTGTCATCGGTGTCAGCTTTCGAAGAGCACCAGATGCACACCTTCTACGCCGCGCCGAGCGGTGCTCAGCAGAGCGCGGCACCCGCTGCTTTTCTTTCTGTTCTGGCGGTCAGGAGAGTTTTTGTCGTCTCGTTTCGTCTGCACCCCTGCTGGTGGTAGACAAACATATCCACAGACACggtcacacgcgcacatgtaTATACGCAAACACACCACGGCGAGTGATGACCCccgccacctccccccttctccacATACGCTCCTTCACCGGAAAAGAAAGAACGAATCCCGACAGGCGAGAAAGAGGGCCACAACAAAGATACGCGCAGTACGAAGGAGCGACACCGCATGcacgcgagagagagcgagcaagCCAGTGGGCGAGGCATAAAGGAGAACGCACGTCGCGGCCCTCGTGCGCACACCGCGCGCAACGGCACGGCAGGCAGTGTACATGCGAAGagacaaaagaaaaagcaaaaacgaagagcgagagatgaGAGAGGGGCGGCCTTCCTCCACCACTGCAGACCACTACAGCCGCCCATCTCGCGCTACTCTTCCTTTCTCTCGCACATGGATATCCCAGTATGTGCGTGTTCGTGTCCCTCTACTCCTCTCAAACACTCgctctcctcgtcatcgtGCATCAAGTGCAAGGGCATCATATCGACAcggggagaaagggggggggggggcaatgCCGCCAAATACAGGAGCCCTCCGTTTCGCTTGCAGCTCCACTTCACGCAGGCGCTACTGATCATCCATTGCTGTTTCCTTCCCGTTTAATAGGTCTGTGCGGACATGAGAGTGATGTTGTCCTTGCCGTCTATCATCGCCTCGCGGCTTGTGCTAGCAAAGCCGTGCTCGTCGATGAGCTCCGTCATCAAGCCTGCATTGTTGTAGTAGCCCGCTGTGACGTGCGGGCCCTTCAAGCGCAGGTTCCCGCGCGTGCCGGCCACCAGCACCTTGGCGTCACTGGTGCCACGATCACCGACTACCTTGGCCTCGACGTGGGGGACCATGCCCTGCGAGCCCTTCTTCAGCGTGCGCCACGTCAGCATGTAGGATGCCTCAATGGGGCCGCGGAAAACGTACACGTCATCCAGGCTTAGGGCCTTGGATAGCTTGTTGAGATACTCCTCAGAGACGGGGGCCTCGATGCCGTCTTCGAAGATGACAACAGAGCGGAGGTGCTCGAACTGGTCTGCGTCGAAGTTTCCGGCGTGCTTTAGGATGAGGTCGAAGTCTGCCTTGCGGCCCACGAGcgtctccacctcctccacgcagAGCTTCTCGATGCCGTTGATGGCGTGATCATCTGTGAACATGTCGGAGTGGATGTGCACGAGCACTGCACCGGAGGTGAGCGCCGCATACGGAGCGATGATGGCGCCGATCGGGTCCGTGTGGTGGTTCGGCATTACACCAAAACGCGTCTCTGCCTTCAGCTGCATGAGCTGGCCGAAGAGGAAGCCA
It includes:
- a CDS encoding putative spliceosome-associated protein translates to MAKSKKEKKAARREREAQLKKISQKIQEKILLAEVATAEGEVEEIVYTLPPTPAELRAAEEEQERQKAAIAAEAEERAAAAAAEVVQAAAAASAEKDEEDRVVLPSLDGGEGNAKGRRHSSVLSGRKHHRMTWEELKLRAAEMYGLEATELVDQHDGNAVDPLFTVRMKMEPHTVPVPHHWHLQRTFLSRQADREEAVGIVPAEVAALGIEKIRATKDKMANPNQVAFISCFMTGTPLQCKTYNVELSRCGDVFYEGKWRPKAHHTPGVLSKRLRQALGIGPTAPPPWLYSMQTMRRLPPAYPDLRIPGLNAPIPAGGQWGLGQDQWGEPPRAEDNSFLFPGVMDEAAAAGSTQAELRWGTVPPLVTSHEEAPSVAGASSSGAASPAPATAAQALQRPTPAAGRPVITPVPFQPQAYVLQQAVPAARVTPQEYVQVQDNTTNSTVAVGYMMMPKDGVQSQPPLSRYPRPQGS